One Granulicella sp. 5B5 DNA window includes the following coding sequences:
- a CDS encoding M3 family metallopeptidase, which produces MDTLHLWNGLNEGQQATAWVESHLAACREKIAGLLAVPGERTVANTLQPYDAACWHLRMAGSQSGVMFMVHPQAEVRDAAQACSQAISAEATALSLNREVYEALQALDPSDEDEATKYYIDRALLGYRLSGVDKDEATREQIRALADRMTELSMNFSRTVQDDVRKIEVADAEELRGLPQDYLARHGIRESNGKLIAEAPVVLTTDPPEMSPVMTYAASRQLRRKMYLAYNDRGYPANKQVLLDLLTARKQMASLLGFRSWADLATVDQMMGSAANMRSFLGEVETAAREVAQREFTELEAFVGERDASALPLTLSDARFWEEQFRRTRYDFDSQSVRPYFPYEQVEAGILATAGRLFGVKFVRNETATVWAPGVKAFDVVDNLAASHEFGAVVGRIYLDMHPREGKSKWFSECSLVGGVLGRQLPEASLVCNFPEPKDSDAGLMQYSDVVTYFHEFGHLMHEVLGGRQRWAAQSGITTEGDFVEVPSQMLEEFFEDADLLRTFAKHYQTGEPIPYDVVAKMTKASAHGRALGTLTQVMYATYSLETHDRDVKELDLDTLLREGYDRFSRYQFVEGNRMYAAFTHLVGYTSNYYTYLYDKVIALEFFTQFDLKNLVEGDTAMRYRRAVLEPGGSKPARELVQGFLGREVSMSALRGWIGREFA; this is translated from the coding sequence TTGGATACTTTGCATCTGTGGAATGGGTTGAACGAGGGCCAGCAGGCGACGGCCTGGGTGGAGTCTCACCTGGCGGCCTGCCGGGAAAAGATTGCCGGGCTGCTGGCCGTACCCGGAGAGCGCACGGTCGCCAATACGCTGCAGCCGTATGACGCCGCCTGCTGGCATCTCCGCATGGCCGGCAGCCAGAGCGGCGTTATGTTCATGGTCCATCCGCAGGCCGAGGTGCGCGACGCCGCGCAGGCCTGCTCACAAGCCATCAGTGCCGAGGCGACAGCGCTCAGCCTCAACCGCGAGGTCTACGAGGCGCTGCAAGCGCTCGACCCCAGCGACGAAGACGAGGCGACGAAGTACTACATCGACCGCGCCCTGCTCGGCTACCGGCTCTCCGGCGTGGACAAGGACGAGGCCACCCGCGAGCAGATCCGCGCCCTCGCCGACCGCATGACCGAGCTCAGCATGAACTTCAGCCGCACCGTGCAGGACGACGTCCGCAAAATCGAGGTCGCCGACGCGGAAGAGCTGCGCGGCCTGCCGCAGGATTACCTCGCACGCCACGGCATCAGAGAGTCCAACGGCAAGCTCATCGCAGAAGCGCCGGTCGTGCTCACCACCGACCCGCCCGAGATGTCGCCCGTGATGACCTACGCGGCCAGCCGCCAGCTGCGCCGCAAAATGTACCTCGCCTACAACGATCGCGGCTACCCGGCCAACAAGCAGGTGCTGCTCGACCTGCTGACCGCACGCAAGCAAATGGCGTCGCTGCTCGGCTTCCGCAGCTGGGCCGACCTCGCGACCGTCGATCAGATGATGGGCTCGGCCGCCAACATGCGCAGCTTCCTCGGCGAGGTCGAAACCGCCGCGCGCGAGGTCGCGCAGCGCGAGTTCACCGAACTGGAGGCCTTCGTCGGCGAGCGCGACGCCAGCGCCCTCCCGCTCACGCTCTCCGACGCCCGCTTCTGGGAGGAGCAGTTCCGGCGCACCCGCTACGACTTCGACTCGCAGAGCGTGCGCCCCTACTTCCCGTATGAGCAGGTCGAAGCCGGCATCCTCGCCACCGCCGGACGGCTCTTCGGCGTGAAGTTTGTGCGCAACGAGACCGCAACCGTCTGGGCCCCCGGCGTCAAGGCCTTCGACGTCGTCGACAACCTCGCCGCCTCGCACGAGTTCGGCGCCGTCGTCGGCCGCATCTACCTCGACATGCACCCGCGCGAGGGCAAGAGCAAGTGGTTCTCGGAGTGCTCGCTCGTCGGCGGTGTGCTCGGTCGGCAGTTGCCTGAAGCTTCGCTCGTCTGCAACTTCCCCGAGCCAAAGGACAGCGACGCGGGCCTCATGCAGTACTCCGACGTCGTCACCTACTTCCACGAGTTCGGCCACCTGATGCACGAGGTCCTCGGCGGCCGCCAGCGCTGGGCCGCGCAGAGTGGCATCACCACCGAGGGCGACTTCGTCGAGGTCCCCAGCCAGATGCTCGAGGAGTTCTTCGAAGATGCCGACCTGCTGCGCACCTTCGCGAAGCACTACCAGACCGGCGAGCCGATCCCGTACGACGTCGTCGCGAAGATGACGAAGGCCAGCGCGCACGGCCGTGCGCTCGGCACGCTCACGCAGGTGATGTACGCGACCTACTCGTTGGAGACGCACGACCGCGATGTCAAGGAGCTCGATCTCGACACGCTGCTGCGCGAGGGCTACGACCGCTTCTCGCGCTACCAGTTCGTCGAAGGCAACCGCATGTACGCAGCCTTCACGCACCTCGTCGGCTACACCTCCAACTACTACACCTACCTCTATGACAAGGTCATCGCGCTGGAATTCTTCACCCAGTTCGACCTCAAGAACCTCGTCGAAGGCGATACTGCGATGCGCTATCGCCGCGCTGTGCTGGAGCCCGGCGGCTCCAAGCCCGCGCGCGAACTCGTGCAGGGCTTCCTCGGCCGCGAGGTCAGCATGAGCGCGTTGCGGGGCTGGATCGGCCGCGAGTTTGCCTGA
- a CDS encoding threonine/serine dehydratase gives MITLAEIRAAHTRIAPAAVRTPLIQLDPERLRAAGITPPSAAIYLKDESAQPIGSFKLRGAYNKIAQLSPEQLQRGVITYSSGNHAQGVAYSAKALGSKAVIVMPSNSPQVKREATAALGAEIVLVGNASSDRKLKAEELEAAHGYTMVPPYDDPAIIAGQATCGVEILEQLPDVDLVLSPVSGGGLLSGVSTGIKLLAESLHEAAPKVYGCEPALAADAKQSFETKTLTEWPAADTSRTLCDGLRTQSLGTLNFEHILKFTDGIVTVTEAEIRRATRLILDATNIVAEPSGAITLAAALFHADELPPAKKIVAIVSGGNIDPNLRAELESEPLATTV, from the coding sequence ATGATCACCCTCGCCGAAATCCGCGCAGCCCATACCCGCATCGCGCCCGCCGCGGTCCGCACGCCTCTTATCCAGCTCGACCCCGAGCGCCTGCGCGCTGCCGGCATCACGCCGCCCAGCGCTGCCATCTACCTGAAGGACGAGTCCGCGCAGCCCATCGGCAGCTTCAAGCTGCGTGGTGCGTACAACAAGATCGCGCAACTCTCGCCCGAGCAGCTTCAGCGCGGCGTCATCACCTACAGCTCTGGCAACCACGCGCAGGGCGTGGCCTATTCGGCCAAGGCGCTCGGCTCGAAGGCTGTCATCGTGATGCCCTCGAACTCGCCGCAGGTCAAGCGCGAGGCCACCGCCGCGCTCGGCGCCGAGATCGTCCTCGTCGGCAACGCCAGCAGCGACCGCAAGCTGAAGGCCGAAGAGCTCGAAGCCGCGCACGGCTATACGATGGTGCCGCCCTACGACGACCCCGCCATCATCGCAGGGCAAGCCACGTGCGGCGTCGAGATCCTCGAACAGCTTCCCGATGTTGACCTCGTGCTCTCGCCCGTCTCCGGCGGCGGCCTGCTCTCGGGTGTTTCCACCGGCATCAAGCTTCTCGCGGAGTCGCTGCACGAGGCCGCGCCGAAGGTCTACGGCTGCGAGCCTGCGCTGGCGGCCGACGCGAAGCAGTCCTTCGAGACGAAGACCCTGACCGAGTGGCCCGCCGCCGACACCAGCCGCACGCTCTGCGACGGCCTGCGTACGCAATCGCTCGGCACGCTGAACTTCGAGCACATCCTTAAATTTACAGATGGGATTGTGACGGTGACAGAAGCCGAAATCCGCCGCGCCACGCGCCTCATCCTCGACGCAACGAACATCGTTGCCGAGCCCTCGGGCGCGATCACACTCGCCGCCGCGCTCTTTCATGCGGACGAGCTACCGCCCGCAAAGAAGATCGTCGCCATCGTCTCGGGCGGCAACATCGACCCCAACCTTCGCGCCGAACTCGAATCCGAACCGCTCGCTACAACCGTCTAA
- a CDS encoding vitamin K epoxide reductase family protein gives MRYLIALLAIAGLIDSALALRIHYQDPSQAPPCAVTEKFDCGAVNHSRFAVFPPTSFDEAPGSKKVHIPVAIFGIIGYGVIALTALTKLPWLTLQLAEIGFAFAAFLTYMEAYILEKWCIYCVWSMGIITAILLCNIVWVIIHRNRRTVTFLGTK, from the coding sequence ATGCGTTATCTCATCGCACTACTCGCCATCGCCGGCCTTATCGACTCAGCCCTAGCCCTGCGCATCCACTATCAGGACCCCTCGCAGGCGCCACCCTGTGCGGTGACCGAGAAGTTCGACTGCGGCGCGGTGAACCATTCGCGCTTCGCCGTCTTTCCGCCGACCAGCTTCGATGAGGCCCCGGGCAGCAAGAAGGTTCACATCCCGGTGGCGATCTTCGGCATCATCGGCTATGGCGTGATCGCGCTGACAGCGCTCACTAAGCTGCCGTGGCTGACTCTGCAGCTCGCGGAGATCGGCTTCGCCTTCGCCGCCTTCCTAACCTATATGGAGGCGTACATCCTGGAGAAGTGGTGCATCTACTGCGTCTGGTCGATGGGCATCATCACAGCGATCCTGCTGTGCAATATCGTGTGGGTCATCATCCACCGCAACCGCAGGACTGTGACGTTTCTCGGCACGAAATAA
- a CDS encoding alpha/beta hydrolase yields MGPNVSPRRPRRLHLVLIAFVLVAAFCWPTVRRHLQAVAVLDQVATKPVPGLLLHFTHPVTVTDVTLPLADGPIRARLYAPADEPDAPPLVVLHGVHHLGMDEPRMIAFARAMASTGLRVLTPELPHIDDYHVDASTITTIGDTAAWFANNTNQPVGILGLSFSGGLSLMAAAEPTYAPHIKFVAAVGSQDSMERVAAFYRTGNDPRPDGTIEHLTPHEYGPLVIEYQHLQDFMPVNYTPQQVEAERLVLRDHLYEEPALEHAAMAKLPPDEAKLARELMDINSPETKALLAASELKHLDYATTVSPHGCLHYLKVPVYLLHGEGDNIIPAAESLWLAKDIPHGDLKAMLISPVISHLDMDGKGPTMMDNLRLTHFFAELLEASQS; encoded by the coding sequence ATGGGACCCAACGTTAGCCCTCGCCGTCCGCGCCGCCTGCATCTTGTTCTTATCGCCTTCGTCCTCGTCGCAGCGTTTTGCTGGCCGACGGTGCGGCGTCATCTGCAGGCCGTTGCGGTGCTGGACCAGGTCGCGACCAAGCCTGTCCCCGGCCTGCTGCTGCACTTTACACACCCCGTTACCGTGACGGATGTGACGCTGCCGCTTGCGGACGGCCCGATCCGTGCGCGGCTGTATGCGCCGGCGGATGAGCCGGATGCGCCTCCGCTCGTCGTGCTGCACGGCGTGCACCACCTGGGCATGGACGAGCCGCGGATGATCGCCTTCGCGCGCGCGATGGCCTCCACCGGCCTGCGCGTGCTGACGCCGGAGCTGCCGCACATCGACGACTACCACGTCGATGCCAGCACGATCACCACCATCGGCGACACGGCCGCATGGTTCGCCAACAACACCAACCAGCCGGTCGGCATCCTCGGCCTCAGCTTTTCGGGCGGGCTGTCGCTGATGGCCGCAGCCGAACCGACGTATGCGCCGCACATCAAGTTCGTCGCTGCCGTCGGCTCGCAGGACTCGATGGAACGCGTTGCCGCGTTCTACCGCACCGGCAACGACCCGCGCCCCGACGGCACCATCGAGCACCTGACGCCGCATGAGTATGGCCCACTGGTTATCGAGTACCAGCACCTGCAGGACTTTATGCCCGTGAACTACACGCCGCAGCAGGTCGAGGCCGAACGGCTGGTGCTGCGCGATCATCTGTACGAAGAGCCCGCGCTGGAGCACGCCGCGATGGCCAAGCTCCCACCTGACGAGGCGAAGCTCGCACGCGAGCTGATGGACATCAACTCGCCGGAGACGAAGGCCCTGCTGGCGGCCAGCGAGTTGAAGCACCTGGACTACGCCACGACCGTGAGCCCGCACGGCTGCCTGCACTACCTGAAGGTGCCGGTGTATCTGCTGCACGGCGAGGGCGACAACATCATCCCCGCCGCAGAAAGCCTGTGGCTGGCGAAGGACATCCCGCACGGCGACCTGAAGGCGATGCTGATCTCGCCGGTGATCTCGCACCTAGACATGGACGGCAAAGGCCCCACGATGATGGACAACCTGCGGCTCACGCACTTCTTCGCAGAGCTGCTGGAGGCGTCGCAGTCCTAG
- the bamD gene encoding outer membrane protein assembly factor BamD translates to MPTAPPPRVPHLRDGSIVAKVGGSLLLLAFTTASFAQHRKGDRNASGYDNANRATLLHTANVYVMADSSTPPITTVAPGHEVVVQQKNGDWVDVFANTDAKDDADPDSKPEFEDPKDSPDPSSGWIRNKGIVGPSTPHGDLILFGAAAEYESQAAHPNPPTGAAAAAHRLYQRVVDYFPDSPLAPEALFRAADIRWQLDKLDISTLPSAHEQDAYLRPQLYDGELRKVMKLYPNSDFAARAAFDLIDAKLCGDWQGLPHCPDMESNVYLKYASQYPGGPKTAEALYDAAYRQGVLVTMYKVDDDQHHSDAAAKNCQAIADQLLHDYPKSDYATRAEAIAFKVAQGIPIYGSDRD, encoded by the coding sequence ATGCCAACTGCTCCTCCACCCCGGGTGCCCCATCTTCGCGACGGCTCCATCGTTGCTAAGGTGGGAGGATCACTTCTCCTGCTCGCGTTCACCACCGCATCCTTCGCGCAGCACCGCAAGGGCGACCGCAACGCCTCCGGCTACGACAACGCAAACCGCGCCACGCTGCTGCACACGGCGAACGTCTATGTGATGGCCGACAGCTCGACGCCGCCCATCACAACCGTCGCGCCTGGGCATGAGGTTGTGGTTCAACAGAAGAACGGCGACTGGGTCGACGTCTTCGCCAACACCGACGCCAAGGACGACGCCGACCCCGACTCCAAGCCCGAGTTCGAAGACCCCAAGGACAGTCCCGACCCCAGCTCCGGCTGGATTCGCAACAAGGGCATCGTCGGCCCAAGCACACCGCATGGCGACCTGATCCTCTTCGGCGCAGCGGCCGAGTACGAGTCGCAGGCCGCACACCCTAATCCGCCCACGGGCGCCGCAGCCGCTGCGCACCGCCTCTATCAGCGCGTGGTCGACTACTTCCCCGACTCGCCGCTTGCACCCGAAGCTCTCTTTCGCGCCGCCGACATCCGCTGGCAGCTCGACAAGCTCGACATCTCCACGCTGCCCAGCGCGCATGAGCAGGATGCCTACCTGCGCCCGCAGCTCTACGACGGCGAGCTGCGCAAGGTGATGAAGCTGTACCCCAACAGCGACTTCGCCGCGCGCGCTGCGTTCGACCTGATCGACGCGAAGCTCTGCGGCGACTGGCAGGGGCTGCCGCATTGCCCGGACATGGAGTCGAACGTCTACCTGAAGTACGCCAGCCAGTACCCCGGCGGGCCAAAGACCGCGGAGGCGCTGTACGACGCTGCGTATCGGCAGGGCGTGCTCGTCACTATGTACAAGGTCGACGACGACCAGCACCACTCCGACGCCGCTGCGAAGAACTGCCAGGCCATCGCCGACCAGTTGCTGCACGACTATCCCAAGTCCGACTACGCCACCCGCGCCGAGGCCATCGCCTTCAAGGTCGCGCAGGGGATACCGATCTACGGCAGCGACAGGGACTGA